A stretch of DNA from Halobacteriovorax vibrionivorans:
TCAATTCATCGAACCATATCTCTTCTATGATTGGCTGGGCTCCAAACTAACTTTTAAAACAACAGTTAAGTTTGAAAGAAAGCGCTATTCAGATTTTGATGCTGATATTTACAGTATTGCCCCTCAACTTTATAAACAATTCTCTGATGTGCTCTCTACTAGTCTCACATACGAGTTTGATAATGTTAGGCAATTTGATGCCACAGATGAGATTGATGAAGATAAGTACTATATTGGGGCCATAAGACCTGAAGTCACTCTAGACTTTAGAGATAACTCATCAATGCCTAGAAAAGGTTCTTGGTTTAACTTCTCATGGGAGTTTGCAAATCCGTATCTTGGCTCTCAAAAAGAAAATGATCTAACAATCAACTATAATAAGGCGGTTATTAGAAATTATAACTATATCCCGTTGGGTGATATTACTCTAGCGACATCAATTACCCTTGGATATGAACATAACTTTTCAGATGATCTTATTACTGATGATAGTGGAAATATAATTATCGATGCTGATGGTAAGCCACAAACTTCAGGTTATATTCCACCTTTAAAAGTTTTTAGACTAATTGGACGAGACTTTCTGAGAGGATATAGTGATTTTGAAAGTGGACGATTATCAGATAATTCTTATATTACAGATACCACTGTAAGAGGTAATGCTTATTTATTTAATTTTAGAGTAGAGCCTCGTTATTATCTTGGTGACTATTCTGCTATTGCTATCTTCTTTGACGCAGGTCGCGTTTTTGTTGATAAAATAGATGAATTTGAATTATTAAAATCTGTTGGCCTAAGTTTCAAATTATTCACCCCAATTGGTTCACTAGATTTTGATTACGGTGTTAAATTAGATCGAATCGGTGGAGATTCATTTGGCCGTTTTCACATAACAATTGGCCAATTCTAGCCATTCATTTAAAATCAGTAACTTATAGTCGAAGAAAATATTACGCATGGCCAAAAAAAATAACATTTACCCATTGTATTATTGGTCTAAATTGTTTAATATCTGCCGAAACCCGTTACCCCACAAACAACGGAATTATGGGCCTTTATAGGTCCTAAGTGTTGTAAACAAATCATTTTATTCTGATGATGCGTTTACGTTTTATTGATTTTTAACATTATTAAAGTGGAAGGTTACTATGTACACTGAGAAATCATTTGTGTTAAAGCCAGCAGATGCTGACAAAAAATGGCACTTAATTGATGCTACTGATAAGGTAGTTGGACGTTTAGCAACTGAAATCGCTAATGTATTAAGAGGGAAGAACTCACCGAAGTACACTCCTCATACAGATTCTGGTGATTTTGTTGTTGTTATCAACGCAGAAAAAGTTAAATTTACTGGGAATAAGTGGAACGATAAAGTTTACTACAGACATACAGGTTATGCTGGTGGACTTAGAGAAAGAACTGCTAAAGAGCAACTTGAAAGAAAACCAGAAGCGATTCTTATGAACGCTGTTAAAGGTATGCTTCCAAAGAACTCACTTGGTAGAAAACAACTAACAAAACTTAAGGTTTTTGCTGGATCTGAGCACGCACATAGCGCTCAAAACCCAGTAGAATACAAATTCTAGTAAGAGGTTATTATTATGGCTAAAGGAAAAACTTGGGATTCACAAGCAGTTGGTAGAAGAAAATCTTCAGTTGCTAGAGTTTATATGGCTGCAGGGACTGGTAAAGTTGTTGTTAATAATAGAGATATCAAAGAGTACTTCACAAAAGGTACTGACAGATATGTTGTTAATCAACCACTAAACCTACTTAAACTTGCAGATAAGTATGATGTTAAAATTAACGTAACTGGTGGTGGAACTACTGGTCAAGCCGGTGCTGTTCGTCTTGGTATTGCAAGAGCAATCCTTAAGATTGATGCAGAACTTAGAGGCGAGCTTAAATCAGCAGGATTTCTTACAAGAGATCCAAGAAAAGTTGAAAGACAAAAAGCTGGTCAGAAAGGTGCAAGAGCAAAGTACCAATTCTCGAAGCGTTAAGATTTATCTTACAAATTTTCGAATATACAGAAGGCCCTCTTATTCAGAGGGCCTTTCTTTTTTATAGTTAACTGTATAATATTCAAAAAGAACTCAAATATGCTATAAGTCCATATGGCAAAATCAATTAAACTCAAAGGTGTACGTACAAATAATCTTAAAAATATAGATGTCGAGTTTCCTATTAATAAGATTACTTGTGTATCAGGTGTTTCTGGCTCAGGAAAATCATCACTTGTATTCAATACGCTGGCCAACGAGTCTAAAAGACGATTTTTAAATTCAATGCCATCTTCAATGAACTTTTTTGAAAGAGTTCCAACAAGTGCTGAAGTCGATTTAATTGAGCCAGTATTGCCAGTGTGGAGTCTTGCTCAAAATAATCCTATCGTGGGCTCAAGACTCAACTTGGCCGATCAGCTTGAGATCAGTTACGAACTTGCACAACTATATTTTGATCAACAATCTTCAAAGTGTTTAATTCATAATGAAGAATTTATTGATGGGCTAGATTTAGCAATACGAGAGATTGAATCATTAATTTCAGATAAGACAAAAGTCTTACATATCCTTATCGGTAAGGATCATTATCAAGAATGTATATCAGGAATGCCTGCTAGAAGTTTTAATTCTAATGTGCAGTTAATTCGTGAATTTAATGAAGAGGATGCCCAATGGGAAATCTTTCGTCTTAAGCCCAATAAAATATCAAACTTTAAAAAGAAATGGCTTGAGCTTATTAAGAACTCGGCAGTTATGCAATTAAGTGTTTACTTCACTGGAGATGATCAATTACATCATTTCAGCTTAAACGCAAAAGAGTTTTGCCCAAAATGTGATGAAGAGGGACTACAGAGTGCAAGACAGATTAGTGACCTCCTTCCTTACAACGGAATAGGGGCCTGTACTGAATGTAAGGGTTATGGATCTACACTAAGTTATGATGTTAATAAAATTGTAAAGTATCCCAAAAAGAAGATAAAAGACGGTGCAATTACTTTCTTAGATTATTCTAAATATAGTGCCTACTACAAGACTTTTATAACTGAAATGAAGAAGCTTGGTGTTAGTGATAATGAACGTTATTGTGATGTAAGTGATCAGGTTGAAGATCTTCTTTTAAATGGTGGTGGGCGATTCTATGGCGTTCTAAACTTTCTTTATGCTTTAGAGGAAAAACGTTATAAGCGATCTGCTAGAATTTTTCTTCGAAAGATGCAAAGTGAAAAAGTCTGTCATATTTGTTACGGGAGAAGACTTTCTCAAAGTGCAATGGCCCACTGTGGACAAGTTGAGAATATATCTACTTATGGTGATTTATTATCTCTTACAGTCGAGGGATTATTAATCGAATTAAAACATCTTGATGAAAATAATATTATTAAAAAAGTTAAAGATAAATTGGCCGTTGCAGTTGAATTAGGTCTGGGGGATTTTCCCTTAATGACAAAATTAAAGTCATTAGAAACAAGTGAATATCAAAAATCATTACTCGTTCGTTACTTAAGTTTTAAAGGAAGTGGTTCTTTATTTGTACTTGACGAGCCGAGTCTTGGGATGACTATTGAAGAACAAAAAGTTCTCTTAAAATATCTAAAAAATCTTTCAAGAAATAATACTGTAGTAATGGTTGAACATAGTACTTATTTACAAAATGGAAGTGATAAGACGATTCATATTGGGCCAGGAGCAGGACACCTTGGCGGTGAAGTTGTAGAGATTAAAGGTAAATCAAAGAAACAAAAGGAATTAGTCTTAAAGAAGACGAAACCTAGTGGAAAGCTTACTTTTAAAGATATTGAGTTTGAGGACAAAAAGTATAAAAAGATAGAATTCAAATTAGGCACAATCAATCAGGTTTTAACGAATGTTGAATCTTTCGATAAAAGACTAATTATAAATGCATTATTTAATGAATTAAACGAAGAGTTATTTAAAGAAAAATATAATTTTGAGACTGATTATGAGATCGGTTCAATTGATATCACAAATGAAATTCAAGATATTCATATCTATGAAACTCGAATTGAAAAATCCACAAGTCGCTCAACTGTGGGAACGACATTAGATCTAACAGGTAATGTTCGAAATTATTTCACTAAACTTCCTGTTTCAAAGTCCTTAGGTCTAGAAAAAGGGCATTTTTCTAAGAATTCTAAACTTGGTCAATGTAGTGTTTGTGAAGGAAAAGGTGTTCAAGAGATTGATATGCAATATCTTGAAGATGTGAGCTTTCCTTGTGATGAGTGCGGTGGAACTGGTTTAAAGAAGTTTTACGCCTCAATTACTGATGGTAAATATACAATCATTGAAGCGAGTGAAACTCCTGTATCAACTTTATTTGAGACAATACCAGCTACACCAAAAATAAAAAGAACACTTGGTTATTTGAAATTACTAAATCTTGATTATCTAACATTAGATCGAACAATACCCTCGCTATCAGGTGGTGAACGTTTAAGAGTGAAGCTATTAAAGGCCATTGATAAGAAGGTTAGTGATTCGATTATCGTACTAACAAATATTTCATATGGTTTATCCATGAATGAGCTAACTTCTATTTGTGAACTTCTTCAAGGACTTACAGATCAAGGAAATACATTAATTATTTTAGATAACCACGAAATCTTCAGTAATTTCAATCAGATAAAGCTTGATTAAAAGGTTAAAGTATTAGGCTCAATAACCGATAAGATTGGTATGATAAAGGCCTTTGTGACTCTATTTCTTACTATCTTTTCTCTGACATCATATGGTGCAGAGTTATTTGAAATCCCGTTAAGTAAACAACTGTCTGAATCAAATGCCATTATCATGGGCGTTTATCAAGATAGCTACGTGAAAAAGCTAAATAATGGAAAAATTGTTACCAATGTCACATTCAAGCTTGAAAAGTCTGTTGGGCTTGGAAATAGAAAACAATTGAGTAAGAATTCTTTTAATTTTGTCTACAATGGTGGCCAGTGGCAAGGAATCAACTATCCAAATGAAAATATGCCTCGATTTGTAAAAGGTCGTCGTTATATAGTTCTTCTCGTAAAAGGTGAGCAAGAGTTCTATCCTTTTTATGATCGCCTAGGTGTCTATACTGTCATAGGGCGAGAAGGTGAGGAAGAGGTTGTCTCACAGGCGTTTCCAGCAAATGATACATTTGGTGCAAACTCTTTAAGCACCTTCAGTTTATGGGTAAGTACAGTCTTTGGAGAGAGCTTAGAAGGGCTTGGCTCTGATAAGGATATTTACAAGAATAAAAAATCAGGCCGTCGAATTGCCTCAATCAATGAAGAGAAATCAAAGAATACCGCATATAAAATTCCTGTATATTGGCTTGTTATTATTTTTGGATTGCTTGGTGCGGCACACTTAAGAAAAACAAAAGCCTAATTCTGAAATTTACTATTCTTTTTTCACGACCAATTTAGTAAAATTTTAAGTAGTTATCCCATGGAAGGTAAATATGATGAATATTTTAAAAGTACTTTTACTAATTTCAATTTTTTCAATCTCAAACACGGCAAACTCACAAGACCTATTAAATGAGAGAATTCGAAAAATTCCAGAAAAGAAGAGATCAATCTTCTTTAAGAAAGGAATTTTTCACTCAACAAATAGCAATACGAGTTCTGTTTTAAAATCAATTAGACATGGAAATGGTTCAAGTCGAGGTTATGAAAGACTTGTTTTTGATTTTAAGACGAAAGAGGCCCCTCGTGTATATGGTTACAAGAGTGAGAAAGAAAATAAAATCTATATTGATTTCTTTAAAACTAAACTAGATAAGAAAGTTGGCTCTTTTGGAACATCTAAGCTTGTTAAAAAAGTTGATTTCTACCCAGTGGGAGATGATACTCTTTCAGCAGAGCTCGTTATTAGTGGCCAACATTCAATTGATGTATTTACCTTAACTAATCCAGGTCGTCTGGTTATTGATATTAAAAAATAAATGGTGTGAAAAAATATGAATGAATACGAAGAATATAATGTACAAATAAAAGACTCTTCAGGAGAGGAAAAGTTTCCAGAAGATGTTGTGATTATCCCAATTATGAATAGTCCAATCTTTCCTGGAATGATTGCACCTATTATTTTAACAGAAGATAAATTCACTGCAGAGTTAGATGAGTATCTTATTAAAAGTGGATATCTTGCTCTAAACCTTGTTAAGAACGATCTTAAAAACGATGATGGCGAAATAGATCCAACAATTCAGGATGAAATTGATAATCGTGAAATTACATCAAAGGATATCTATAAAGTAGGTGTGCTTTGTAAAGTTGTTAAGCGATTAAAACTTCCTGATGGTTCTGTTAATGTTCTTGTTCATGGTATCAAACGCTATCGTGCTTCAGATATTTATGAAGAGGCACCACTACTTAGAGCTAAGTATGAAGTCTTTGATGACATCTTAGAAGAGGATGAGGAACTTGATGCATATACTCGTTCTATCATTAATCAGGTTAAGAAACTTAGTGAGGTAAATGCTTACTTCAATGAAGAGATGAAATTAGCAATGATTAACTCATCTTCACCGGGGGCGCTTGCTGACCTCGTGGCATTTGCTTTATCTCTTGATATTCCTGAAGCTCAGGATTTTTTAGAAACTCTTGTTGTTAAGAAACGTTTTGGAAAGTTACTTGTTTATTTAAAACGTGAGAAAGATGTTGCAGATATTCAAAAGAAAATTTCTGATGAAGTTAACGACAAGGTTAACAAGTATCAACGAGAGTATTTCCTAAGAGAGCAGCTAAAGGTAATTAAGGCGGAGCTAGGTCTTGAAGAAGATGATAAAGCTCGTGACATTAGTAAACTTAAAGAGAGAATAATTGAAGCAAAGCTTCCTGAAGATGTACTAAAGTCTGTTAATGAAGAGATTGAAAGATTAGAGGTTATTCCTGATTCATCTCCAGAATATAACGTAACTCGTACATATTTAAATTGGATTGTTGATTTACCATGGTCAAAGTCGACAAATGATCATGTGGATATGCCAAAGGCCCAAAAGATTCTTGAAAAAGATCACTATGGTCTAGAAAAAGCGAAAGAAAGAATCATGGAGTTCTTAGCTGTTAGAAAGCTTAAGCCTCAATTTGATGGAACAATTCTTTGCTTAGCAGGTCCTCCAGGTGTTGGTAAAACATCAATGGGAAGAAGTATTGCAGAATCATTAGGACGTAAGTTTTATCGCTTCTCTTTAGGTGGTATGCGTGATGAAGCAGAAATTAAGGGACATAGACGTACATACGTTGGTGCAATGCCTGGTCGTTTAATTCAAGCGATGAAGCGTGTCGAAGTGAATAATCCTGTTATTATGCTAGATGAGATTGATAAGCTTGGACAATCATTTCAAGGTGATCCAGCGTCAGCTCTCTTAGAAGTTCTAGACCCTGAGCAGAACCATACATTCATTGATCATTACTTAGATGTGCCTTTTGATTTATCAAAGGTTTTATTTATCGCTACTGCAAATTATATCGGTGATATCCCTGAGCCATTATTGGATCGTATGGAAATCATTGAGCTTAGTGGTTATACAATGGAAGAGAAGCTCTCCATTGCAACTAAGTGGGTAATTCCAAAGCAGATCAAGAAACATGGACTTGAGAAGAAAGATATCAACTTAAGTAAAGCAACACTGAAGAAGGTTATTGAAGA
This window harbors:
- the lon gene encoding endopeptidase La encodes the protein MNEYEEYNVQIKDSSGEEKFPEDVVIIPIMNSPIFPGMIAPIILTEDKFTAELDEYLIKSGYLALNLVKNDLKNDDGEIDPTIQDEIDNREITSKDIYKVGVLCKVVKRLKLPDGSVNVLVHGIKRYRASDIYEEAPLLRAKYEVFDDILEEDEELDAYTRSIINQVKKLSEVNAYFNEEMKLAMINSSSPGALADLVAFALSLDIPEAQDFLETLVVKKRFGKLLVYLKREKDVADIQKKISDEVNDKVNKYQREYFLREQLKVIKAELGLEEDDKARDISKLKERIIEAKLPEDVLKSVNEEIERLEVIPDSSPEYNVTRTYLNWIVDLPWSKSTNDHVDMPKAQKILEKDHYGLEKAKERIMEFLAVRKLKPQFDGTILCLAGPPGVGKTSMGRSIAESLGRKFYRFSLGGMRDEAEIKGHRRTYVGAMPGRLIQAMKRVEVNNPVIMLDEIDKLGQSFQGDPASALLEVLDPEQNHTFIDHYLDVPFDLSKVLFIATANYIGDIPEPLLDRMEIIELSGYTMEEKLSIATKWVIPKQIKKHGLEKKDINLSKATLKKVIEDYAREPGVRVMEQMVAKLCRRAALEKVNAKRKKVFAPKPAELEDILGTARYQSEKALKKLSPGMTTGLAWTGYGGDILYIETLSLNGKGFKLTGQLGDVMNESANLAYSYVKQLLQNEMDEFFKMKPKRKASDENEEELEDFLSEREVHLHLPAGATPKDGPSAGITMALALYTLAHNVKVKSNLAMTGELSLTGKVLPVGGIKEKVLAAKRAGITNIILPIDNEKDLKEVPERHRKGMKFYPVAHFDEVLKIALPKFKPKFKK
- the rpsI gene encoding 30S ribosomal protein S9 — protein: MAKGKTWDSQAVGRRKSSVARVYMAAGTGKVVVNNRDIKEYFTKGTDRYVVNQPLNLLKLADKYDVKINVTGGGTTGQAGAVRLGIARAILKIDAELRGELKSAGFLTRDPRKVERQKAGQKGARAKYQFSKR
- the rplM gene encoding 50S ribosomal protein L13, with product MYTEKSFVLKPADADKKWHLIDATDKVVGRLATEIANVLRGKNSPKYTPHTDSGDFVVVINAEKVKFTGNKWNDKVYYRHTGYAGGLRERTAKEQLERKPEAILMNAVKGMLPKNSLGRKQLTKLKVFAGSEHAHSAQNPVEYKF
- a CDS encoding excinuclease ABC subunit UvrA, encoding MAKSIKLKGVRTNNLKNIDVEFPINKITCVSGVSGSGKSSLVFNTLANESKRRFLNSMPSSMNFFERVPTSAEVDLIEPVLPVWSLAQNNPIVGSRLNLADQLEISYELAQLYFDQQSSKCLIHNEEFIDGLDLAIREIESLISDKTKVLHILIGKDHYQECISGMPARSFNSNVQLIREFNEEDAQWEIFRLKPNKISNFKKKWLELIKNSAVMQLSVYFTGDDQLHHFSLNAKEFCPKCDEEGLQSARQISDLLPYNGIGACTECKGYGSTLSYDVNKIVKYPKKKIKDGAITFLDYSKYSAYYKTFITEMKKLGVSDNERYCDVSDQVEDLLLNGGGRFYGVLNFLYALEEKRYKRSARIFLRKMQSEKVCHICYGRRLSQSAMAHCGQVENISTYGDLLSLTVEGLLIELKHLDENNIIKKVKDKLAVAVELGLGDFPLMTKLKSLETSEYQKSLLVRYLSFKGSGSLFVLDEPSLGMTIEEQKVLLKYLKNLSRNNTVVMVEHSTYLQNGSDKTIHIGPGAGHLGGEVVEIKGKSKKQKELVLKKTKPSGKLTFKDIEFEDKKYKKIEFKLGTINQVLTNVESFDKRLIINALFNELNEELFKEKYNFETDYEIGSIDITNEIQDIHIYETRIEKSTSRSTVGTTLDLTGNVRNYFTKLPVSKSLGLEKGHFSKNSKLGQCSVCEGKGVQEIDMQYLEDVSFPCDECGGTGLKKFYASITDGKYTIIEASETPVSTLFETIPATPKIKRTLGYLKLLNLDYLTLDRTIPSLSGGERLRVKLLKAIDKKVSDSIIVLTNISYGLSMNELTSICELLQGLTDQGNTLIILDNHEIFSNFNQIKLD